In the genome of Myxococcus stipitatus, one region contains:
- a CDS encoding J domain-containing protein translates to MGFCPTCGDEVAWKSEHGNPSCEACGAPSHRTFNCCWACGESFEEDNAPQEVARGYRLDFACDAGDCSGRMAWLMPFCPWCGEEKHWPHPHELRCVECESSLDRSWVFCVRCGEEAPLPDDCPRCGLSLEKAASAARCEHCRHIVCGDCCDVHVTESTDGVPQERMLCSECGDKAAPPASEEETAREAPEAEDEEEETEDEPEAPAAPPSAAPPQSAWEVLGIPRGAPLAEAKRAYLALVAQYHPDKVAALGPKLQALALEETRRIIEAWETVRKQSRPGR, encoded by the coding sequence ATGGGATTCTGCCCCACATGTGGGGACGAGGTCGCATGGAAGAGCGAGCACGGCAACCCCTCCTGCGAGGCGTGTGGCGCGCCGTCCCATCGAACCTTCAATTGTTGCTGGGCGTGCGGTGAGTCGTTCGAGGAGGACAACGCGCCGCAGGAGGTCGCCCGGGGGTACAGGTTGGACTTCGCGTGCGACGCGGGGGACTGCTCGGGGCGGATGGCCTGGCTGATGCCGTTCTGTCCGTGGTGTGGCGAGGAGAAGCACTGGCCCCATCCCCACGAGTTGAGGTGCGTGGAGTGTGAGTCCTCACTCGACAGGTCCTGGGTGTTCTGCGTGCGCTGTGGCGAGGAGGCGCCGCTCCCCGACGACTGTCCCCGGTGTGGCCTGTCGCTGGAGAAGGCCGCGTCCGCCGCGCGATGTGAGCACTGCCGACACATCGTGTGTGGCGACTGCTGTGACGTCCACGTCACCGAGTCCACCGATGGGGTACCCCAGGAGCGGATGTTGTGCTCGGAATGTGGAGACAAGGCCGCACCTCCGGCCAGCGAGGAGGAGACAGCTCGCGAGGCGCCCGAAGCGGAGGACGAGGAAGAAGAGACGGAGGATGAGCCCGAGGCGCCCGCCGCGCCTCCCTCGGCGGCGCCGCCGCAGTCTGCGTGGGAGGTGCTGGGCATCCCGCGCGGTGCGCCGCTGGCGGAGGCGAAGCGGGCCTATCTGGCGCTGGTGGCGCAGTACCACCCCGACAAGGTGGCGGCGCTGGGCCCCAAGCTCCAGGCCCTGGCGCTGGAGGAGACCCGCCGCATCATCGAGGCCTGGGAGACGGTGCGGAAGCAGTCCCGGCCGGGACGCTGA
- a CDS encoding FG-GAP-like repeat-containing protein, with protein sequence MKSNSRPQWSWQWRHGVQLSAVGWLALAACGEPVLPAEPQTEAPMESLAPLEQVPLNHCQVQPPFEPNFEPELEWEWNSSTVMPSHVQVMMTPIVVEVNGDGVPDVVFSSFAGANYTTQGVLRAVSGANGAELWTVTDPALRVRGAASIGAADIDGDGLVEICAIPENGQGLLCFENTGVLKFRATASVNNWGGPSFADLDGNGTVEILNGPSVFSSTGALRWTGSDGAGGPVGPISFAADIDGDGLQEVVNGRSIYRHNGVPFCRNTTIGNGLSGVANFDADSRGEVVVVSGGVVSLMDDDCTLLWSQPIPGGGNGGAPNIADFDADGQAEIGVAGASQYAVFEGNGTLKWSSPTQDQSSNVTGSSTFDFEGDGRAEVVYADETRLRIYDGATGTVRFSVPHASGTTYENPVIVDVDGDDNAEIVIASNNYNNPPAATGIRVFRDRKDGWVNTRRIWNQHAYSVTNVNDNGTIPTNPVANWRTPGLNTFRANSQGNGTTSPYAAADVTVAEVTSACAQETGTLTLSARVNNQGDAATSAGLRVAFYQGNPASGGTLLGVGVLPTVLPAGMQAVVTFTRTNIFAGQVEVFARADDDGTGTGRETECIETNNAGSALVNLTCYNNLPPVALCRNVTVNASATTCGAPASIDNGSHDPDQRPGPFTVSQSPAGPFSAGVHTVTLTAHDGQDTAICTATVTVVDVTPPVIACPAERIVDATGPDGAFVTPAAATVSDACGAQVSGPAARVYPVGTTAVTYTATDAAGNSASCTTAIHVVNRTRTPPSLVMCDVPRYTSAAQVKACGWATSSPGGAPIGVVLLSINGGAPIRLTPDAGGGHVVEWLTLAEGHYTLTLTAIATDGAIATQSRQVTVDRTPPLLRAVGPNPTQTQPRTVDILTEVTDLTPVQVVANWVSTTSVAAGTNIATNRVTFSSAGNHAVLIRATDAAGNTAEQTLQFTVQ encoded by the coding sequence ATGAAAAGCAACTCCAGACCGCAGTGGTCGTGGCAGTGGAGACATGGGGTCCAGCTGTCCGCCGTGGGATGGCTGGCGCTGGCGGCCTGCGGTGAGCCGGTGCTCCCCGCGGAGCCCCAGACCGAGGCCCCGATGGAATCCCTGGCGCCGCTGGAGCAGGTCCCCCTGAACCACTGTCAGGTGCAGCCGCCCTTCGAGCCCAACTTCGAGCCCGAGCTCGAGTGGGAGTGGAACTCCAGCACTGTCATGCCCTCGCACGTGCAGGTCATGATGACGCCCATCGTCGTGGAGGTGAACGGCGACGGAGTCCCCGACGTCGTCTTCAGCAGCTTCGCGGGGGCCAACTACACCACCCAGGGCGTGCTGCGCGCGGTGAGCGGCGCGAATGGCGCCGAGCTGTGGACGGTGACGGACCCGGCGCTGCGCGTCCGAGGCGCCGCGAGCATCGGCGCCGCCGACATCGACGGAGACGGCCTGGTGGAGATCTGCGCCATCCCCGAGAACGGCCAGGGCCTGCTCTGCTTCGAGAACACCGGCGTCCTGAAGTTCCGCGCGACGGCGTCCGTGAACAACTGGGGAGGGCCTTCGTTCGCGGACCTGGACGGCAACGGCACGGTGGAGATCCTCAACGGCCCCTCTGTCTTCAGCAGCACGGGCGCGCTGCGGTGGACCGGCTCGGATGGCGCGGGCGGCCCGGTGGGCCCCATCTCCTTCGCGGCGGACATCGACGGGGACGGGCTCCAGGAGGTGGTCAACGGCCGCTCCATCTACCGGCACAACGGCGTGCCCTTCTGTCGCAACACCACCATCGGCAACGGCCTGTCGGGCGTGGCCAACTTCGACGCGGACTCGCGCGGTGAGGTCGTGGTGGTCAGCGGCGGCGTCGTCTCGCTGATGGATGACGACTGCACGCTCCTGTGGTCCCAGCCCATCCCCGGCGGCGGCAACGGCGGCGCGCCGAACATCGCCGACTTCGACGCGGACGGACAGGCGGAGATTGGCGTGGCGGGCGCCAGCCAGTACGCCGTGTTCGAGGGCAACGGCACCCTCAAGTGGTCCAGCCCCACGCAGGACCAGAGCTCCAACGTGACGGGCTCGTCCACCTTCGACTTCGAGGGCGACGGCCGCGCGGAGGTCGTCTACGCCGACGAGACGCGCCTGCGCATCTACGACGGCGCCACGGGCACGGTGCGCTTCAGCGTCCCCCACGCGTCGGGGACCACGTACGAGAACCCCGTCATCGTCGACGTGGATGGAGACGACAACGCGGAGATTGTCATCGCGTCCAACAACTACAACAACCCGCCCGCCGCCACGGGCATCCGCGTGTTCCGCGACCGCAAGGACGGATGGGTGAACACGCGGCGCATCTGGAACCAGCACGCGTACTCCGTCACGAACGTCAACGACAACGGCACCATCCCCACGAACCCCGTCGCCAACTGGCGCACGCCGGGCCTCAACACCTTCCGCGCCAACAGCCAGGGCAACGGCACCACCAGCCCCTACGCCGCCGCCGACGTGACGGTGGCCGAGGTCACCTCCGCCTGCGCCCAGGAGACGGGCACGCTGACGTTGTCCGCGCGGGTCAACAACCAGGGCGACGCCGCCACCTCCGCCGGCCTGCGCGTGGCCTTCTACCAGGGCAACCCCGCCTCCGGAGGCACGCTGCTGGGCGTGGGCGTGCTGCCCACCGTGCTCCCGGCGGGCATGCAGGCCGTGGTCACCTTCACCCGCACCAACATCTTCGCGGGCCAGGTGGAAGTCTTCGCCCGAGCGGATGACGACGGCACCGGCACCGGCCGCGAGACGGAGTGCATCGAGACGAACAACGCGGGAAGCGCGCTGGTCAACCTCACCTGCTACAACAACCTGCCGCCCGTCGCCCTCTGCCGGAACGTGACGGTCAACGCGAGCGCCACCACGTGCGGCGCGCCCGCGAGCATCGACAACGGCAGCCATGACCCGGACCAGCGTCCCGGCCCCTTCACCGTCTCCCAGTCCCCGGCGGGCCCCTTCAGCGCGGGCGTGCACACCGTCACGCTCACCGCCCATGACGGCCAGGACACCGCCATCTGCACGGCCACCGTCACCGTGGTGGACGTGACTCCGCCCGTCATCGCCTGCCCCGCGGAGCGCATCGTGGATGCCACCGGCCCCGACGGCGCCTTCGTCACGCCCGCCGCCGCGACGGTCTCCGACGCATGTGGCGCCCAGGTCAGCGGGCCCGCCGCGCGCGTCTACCCCGTGGGCACCACGGCCGTGACGTACACGGCCACGGACGCGGCGGGGAACAGCGCCTCCTGCACCACCGCCATCCACGTGGTGAACCGCACCCGGACTCCGCCGAGCCTCGTCATGTGCGACGTGCCTCGCTACACGTCGGCCGCGCAGGTGAAGGCCTGCGGCTGGGCCACCTCCAGCCCTGGCGGCGCGCCCATCGGCGTGGTGCTGCTGTCCATCAACGGAGGCGCCCCCATCCGCCTCACGCCCGACGCTGGCGGCGGACACGTCGTTGAGTGGCTGACGCTGGCCGAGGGCCACTACACCCTCACGCTCACCGCCATCGCCACCGACGGCGCCATCGCCACCCAGAGCCGGCAGGTGACGGTGGACCGCACCCCGCCGCTCCTGCGCGCCGTGGGCCCGAACCCCACCCAGACGCAGCCGCGCACCGTGGACATCCTCACCGAGGTGACGGACCTGACGCCCGTGCAGGTCGTGGCCAACTGGGTCAGCACCACGAGCGTGGCCGCGGGCACGAACATCGCCACCAACCGGGTGACGTTCTCCAGCGCCGGCAACCACGCGGTGCTCATCCGGGCCACGGACGCGGCGGGCAACACCGCCGAGCAGACGCTCCAGTTCACCGTGCAGTAG
- a CDS encoding DinB family protein: MANPVRDTLLGQLDIAWALTRYHLDGLTTEECLRRPARAGLHVEQGADGRWRAQWPEHEGYDLGPASIAWLTWHLGFWWSMVQNHSFGDASLNREDVTWPGTADEVRAWVTRLHDTWRASIEKLTDEDLRGSERTRWPLQDKPFGDIVAWAHLELMKNAAELGYARFVLAVSPEP, from the coding sequence ATGGCCAATCCCGTCAGAGACACGCTCCTGGGGCAGCTCGACATCGCCTGGGCGCTCACGCGCTACCATCTGGACGGCTTGACGACCGAGGAGTGCCTGCGGCGTCCCGCCCGAGCCGGCTTGCACGTGGAGCAAGGCGCCGACGGCCGCTGGCGCGCGCAGTGGCCGGAGCACGAGGGCTACGACCTGGGTCCCGCCAGCATCGCCTGGCTGACGTGGCACCTGGGCTTCTGGTGGTCCATGGTGCAGAACCACTCGTTCGGCGATGCCTCCCTGAACCGGGAGGACGTGACGTGGCCCGGCACCGCCGACGAGGTGCGCGCCTGGGTCACCCGGCTGCATGACACCTGGCGAGCCTCCATCGAGAAGCTCACCGACGAGGACCTGCGCGGGAGCGAGCGCACCCGCTGGCCGCTCCAGGACAAGCCCTTCGGCGACATCGTGGCCTGGGCCCACCTGGAGCTGATGAAGAACGCGGCCGAGCTGGGCTACGCGCGCTTCGTCCTAGCGGTTTCCCCTGAACCATAG
- a CDS encoding helicase-related protein, with the protein MNSSAAGRSSVVVAELGPTNTGKTHRAIERMLEHDTGMMGLPLRLLAREVYDRVTARVGEGRVALMTGEEKRLPPRPDYWICTVEAMPLDRAVDFLAVDEIQLASHRERGHVFTDRLLHARGRKETWFLGADTMRPMVQSLIPHASLKRANRLSQLRYTGRKSLKSLPPRSAVVAFSADRVYELAESLRRLRGGVAVVLGALSPRTRNAQVAMYQAGEVQYLVATDAIGMGLNLDLNHVAFAALSKYDGAEQRELFSDELAQIAGRAGRHLNDGSFGMLNTLPELHPRVVSAIETHRFPAVRSLIWRNSELDFSSPEALLDSLARAPRQGGFVRVERADDFDALKDLSQVPAIRDGLTDRARVELLWQVCQIPDFRKGLFGQHVALLKETFLQLTAGDGVLDASWLARQVSPLDDVSGDIHTLMDRLAAIRIWTYISHRSSWLRDAEDWQERTRHIEDALGDALHERLVERFVQRAARRSARRFVRATTAPAQGASDSPFAKLGLLLGELPGADGGAITEEQFVQRVVDATHEAFEVDALGNISFEAQPLARLVKGSDRRSPQLALAEPEVWTGGARRRLERRLLALARDLMTEAMGGFPAESLTGAGRAPVLRGLAYRLAEGLGIVTQADAREQWGLLDEESKQRLREVGVREGRRFLFVAEALSPHALERRSMLTALFQQRPEPKGVPREPVLEVSALEGRDARAFGYEVLGSVAIRIDIIERLAEALRQPPGVQRAQPLMQELRLDGPTRARVLRELGGVPGGAAVKRRRRRRRGKSPAMAPEASGSKPRQGRDPA; encoded by the coding sequence ATGAACTCCAGCGCAGCAGGCCGGTCGTCCGTCGTCGTGGCGGAGCTGGGGCCCACGAACACTGGAAAGACCCACCGAGCCATCGAGCGGATGCTCGAGCACGACACGGGGATGATGGGCCTGCCGCTGCGGCTGCTCGCCCGTGAGGTCTACGACCGGGTGACGGCCCGGGTGGGAGAGGGGCGGGTGGCGCTGATGACGGGCGAGGAGAAGCGCCTGCCTCCTCGGCCCGACTACTGGATCTGCACCGTGGAGGCGATGCCGCTGGACCGCGCGGTGGACTTCCTCGCGGTGGATGAAATCCAGCTCGCGTCGCACCGGGAGCGGGGCCATGTCTTCACGGACCGCCTGCTGCACGCTCGGGGGCGCAAGGAGACCTGGTTCCTGGGCGCGGACACGATGCGGCCCATGGTGCAGTCGCTCATCCCGCATGCGTCGCTCAAGCGCGCCAACCGCCTGTCGCAGCTGCGCTACACCGGCCGCAAGTCGCTCAAGAGCCTGCCTCCGCGCTCGGCCGTGGTCGCGTTCTCCGCGGACCGCGTCTACGAGCTCGCCGAGTCCCTGCGTCGCCTGCGTGGCGGCGTGGCCGTGGTGCTGGGCGCGCTGTCGCCCCGGACGCGCAATGCCCAGGTGGCGATGTATCAAGCCGGCGAGGTCCAGTACCTGGTGGCCACCGACGCCATCGGCATGGGGCTCAACCTGGACCTGAACCACGTGGCCTTCGCGGCGCTGTCCAAGTACGACGGCGCCGAGCAGCGGGAGCTCTTCTCCGACGAGCTGGCGCAGATTGCCGGACGCGCGGGGCGCCACTTGAACGATGGCAGCTTCGGCATGCTCAACACGCTGCCGGAGCTGCACCCGCGCGTGGTCTCCGCCATCGAGACGCACCGCTTCCCCGCCGTGCGCAGCCTCATCTGGCGCAACTCCGAGCTGGACTTCTCGAGCCCGGAGGCGCTGCTGGACTCGCTGGCGCGGGCGCCTCGGCAGGGGGGCTTCGTCCGCGTGGAGCGCGCGGATGACTTCGACGCGCTCAAGGACCTGTCGCAGGTCCCCGCGATTCGCGACGGGCTGACGGACCGGGCCCGCGTGGAGCTGCTCTGGCAGGTCTGCCAGATTCCCGACTTCCGCAAGGGTTTGTTCGGCCAGCACGTCGCGCTGCTGAAGGAGACCTTCCTTCAGCTCACGGCGGGGGATGGCGTGTTGGATGCGTCCTGGCTGGCCCGACAGGTGTCGCCGCTGGATGACGTCTCTGGAGACATCCACACGCTGATGGACCGGCTGGCGGCCATCCGCATCTGGACGTACATCAGCCATCGCTCCAGCTGGCTGCGCGACGCCGAGGACTGGCAGGAGCGCACCCGCCACATCGAGGATGCACTCGGGGACGCGCTGCATGAGCGGCTGGTGGAGCGCTTCGTCCAGCGCGCGGCGCGACGCAGTGCGCGGCGCTTCGTGAGGGCCACCACCGCCCCGGCGCAGGGCGCGTCCGACAGCCCCTTCGCGAAGCTGGGACTCCTGCTGGGAGAGCTCCCCGGGGCCGACGGTGGGGCCATCACCGAGGAGCAGTTCGTCCAGCGCGTCGTGGACGCGACGCACGAGGCCTTCGAGGTGGATGCCCTGGGCAACATCTCGTTCGAGGCGCAGCCGCTGGCGCGCCTGGTGAAGGGCTCGGACCGGCGCTCGCCGCAGCTCGCCCTGGCGGAGCCGGAGGTGTGGACGGGTGGCGCGCGGCGGCGGCTGGAGCGCCGGTTGCTGGCCCTGGCCCGGGACCTGATGACGGAGGCCATGGGAGGCTTTCCCGCCGAGTCCCTCACGGGCGCGGGGCGCGCTCCGGTGCTGCGAGGCCTGGCCTACCGCCTGGCGGAGGGTCTGGGCATCGTCACCCAGGCGGACGCGCGGGAGCAGTGGGGGCTCCTGGACGAGGAGTCGAAACAGCGTCTGCGTGAAGTGGGGGTGCGCGAGGGGCGGCGCTTCCTCTTCGTCGCCGAGGCCCTGAGTCCGCATGCGCTGGAGCGGCGGAGCATGTTGACCGCGCTGTTCCAGCAGCGCCCGGAGCCCAAGGGGGTTCCGCGCGAGCCCGTGCTGGAGGTCTCCGCTCTGGAGGGGCGCGATGCACGCGCGTTTGGCTATGAGGTCCTGGGCAGCGTGGCCATCCGAATCGATATCATCGAGCGGCTCGCCGAGGCGCTGCGCCAGCCGCCGGGCGTCCAGCGGGCCCAGCCGCTCATGCAGGAGCTGCGCTTGGATGGCCCGACCCGGGCAAGGGTGCTGCGGGAGCTGGGCGGTGTGCCGGGCGGGGCCGCGGTGAAGCGTCGCCGCCGTCGGCGACGCGGTAAGTCACCCGCGATGGCCCCCGAGGCCTCGGGCTCGAAGCCTCGACAGGGAAGAGACCCGGCCTGA